One segment of Leptodactylus fuscus isolate aLepFus1 chromosome 7, aLepFus1.hap2, whole genome shotgun sequence DNA contains the following:
- the LOC142212975 gene encoding LOW QUALITY PROTEIN: cholinesterase-like (The sequence of the model RefSeq protein was modified relative to this genomic sequence to represent the inferred CDS: substituted 1 base at 1 genomic stop codon): protein MRFYIYKTCFVVLTILAVYIMAEDDTIVKIKQGRVRGIKQSVKSRAVTAYLGIPYGEAPWQGIYEATTYRNSCYQSKGFSSEISETDMGNVENEMSEDCLYLNVWVPQTMSKPAHVMMFIDGGGLNSGTSSLDTYDGSAQAAYEKVVIVSLKNRLGALGLFTSEENTKTPGNAGLFDQRLALQWVQENIAAFGGNPKNITIFXRNAGAASVISP, encoded by the exons ATGAGGTTCTACATTTACAAAACCTGTTTCGTGGTTCTAACTATACTTGCTGTTTATATTATGGCAGAAGATGACACAATTGTGAAAATTAAGCAAGGAAGAGTGAGGGGAATAAAACAGTCTGTGAAATCTCGTGCTGTCACAGCCTATCTAGGAATTCCATATGGAGAAGCACCATGGCAAGGCATTTATGAAGCCACCACCTATAGAAACTCTTGCTACCAGAGTAAAGGTTTCTCCAGTGAGATATCTGAGACAGATATGGGTAATGTCGAAAATGAAATGAGTGAGGACTGTCTGTATCTGAATGTATGGGTTCCACAAACCATGTCTAAACCGGCACACGTCATGATGTTCATCGATGGAGGAGGGCTTAATTCTGGTACCTCGTCTTTAGATACATATGATGGAAGTGCGCAGGCAGCTTATGAGAAAGTGGTCATAGTGTCATTAAAAAACAGACTTGGAGCACTGGGTTTATTCACTTCTGAAGAAAATACAAAAACTCCAGGAAATGCTGGTTTGTTTGACCAAAGGCTGGCACTTCAATGGGTTCAAGAAAATATAGCAGCTTTTGGTGGAAATCCAAAGAATATTACAATTTTTTAACGTAATGCAGGAGCTGCTTCCGTGATAAGTCCA TAA